One window from the genome of Candidatus Zixiibacteriota bacterium encodes:
- the secA gene encoding preprotein translocase subunit SecA (functions in protein export; can interact with acidic membrane phospholipids and the SecYEG protein complex; binds to preproteins; binds to ATP and undergoes a conformational change to promote membrane insertion of SecA/bound preprotein; ATP hydrolysis appears to drive release of the preprotein from SecA and deinsertion of SecA from the membrane; additional proteins SecD/F/YajC aid SecA recycling; exists in an equilibrium between monomers and dimers; may possibly form higher order oligomers; proteins in this cluster correspond SecA1; SecA2 is not essential and seems to play a role in secretion of a subset of proteins) gives TQDDLADIIVKIANAVYKQKEEVLGSETMRQVERMAFLSTITEMWKDHLYEMDQLRTGIGMRSYAQRDPLVEYKKEAYRMFAELLEDIDKQAVRFCFLMQPADQGEISRRRKEELAAQKAQHKKKESLGFRAPQGAVQAEGKQVEDDTPEQGKPKPFKRRGKKIGRNDPCPCGSGKKYKKCCGRNV, from the coding sequence ACCCAGGACGACCTGGCAGATATAATCGTCAAGATCGCAAACGCAGTCTACAAGCAGAAAGAAGAAGTGCTCGGTTCCGAGACGATGCGACAGGTTGAGCGGATGGCTTTCTTGTCGACAATTACCGAGATGTGGAAAGATCATCTCTATGAAATGGATCAATTGCGCACCGGTATCGGCATGCGCTCCTATGCCCAGCGCGACCCGCTGGTGGAATACAAAAAAGAGGCTTACCGGATGTTCGCGGAGCTTCTGGAGGATATCGACAAACAGGCGGTACGGTTCTGCTTTTTGATGCAACCGGCCGACCAGGGCGAAATCAGCCGTCGCCGAAAAGAAGAACTTGCAGCCCAGAAAGCCCAGCACAAGAAAAAAGAATCACTCGGGTTCCGGGCTCCCCAGGGCGCTGTGCAGGCCGAGGGCAAGCAAGTCGAGGATGACACTCCTGAACAGGGCAAGCCGAAACCATTCAAGCGCAGAGGAAAAAAGATCGGCAGAAATGATCCCTGTCCCTGCGGTTCGGGTAAAAAATACAAGAAATGCTGTGGCAGGAATGTCTGA